Within the Kineococcus mangrovi genome, the region GCCCGTGTCGTCGCCGAAGGGCCCCACGACCGTCACCGACCGCGGCCGCGCCAGCAGGTCGGCCGCCATCGCCTGGACCTCCTCGGCCGTCACCGACCGGATCCGCGCCAGGACGGTGTCGACGTCGAGGAACTGCCCGTGGGTCAGTTCGGACTTGCCGAGCCGGTTCATGCGCGAACCGGAGTCCTCCAGCCCCAGCACGAGACCGCCGGTGAGCTGGCCGATCCCGCGCGCCAGCTCCTCGGCCTCCAGCGGCTTCTCGCCCAGCGCGACCAGCTCGGCGAGCATGAGGTCGCTGACCTGCGCCGCCTTGGCCGGTGAGCACCCGGCGTACAGGCCCACGTAGCCGGAGTCGGCGTAGTTGGCGTTGAACGAGTACACCGAGTACGCCAGGCCCCGCTTCTCGCGGACCTCCTGGAACAGCCGCGAGCTCATCCCGCCGCCGAGGACGGCGTTGAGCACCGACAGCGTGAACCGGCGCGGGTCGGTCGCGGTGATGCCGGTCATGCCGAGCAGGACGTGCGCCTGCTCGCTCTGGCGGTCCACGACGAGGGCGCGGCCGCGGTCTAGACCGCCGGCCACCTCACCGCTGACGCGGCGCGCGCGGGGGGCGGCCCGGCCGAGGTCGCCGGCGGCGCGGTCCAGCTCGCGCTGCACCGTGGCGACGACCTCGTCGTGCTCGAGCCCACCGGCCGCGGTGAACACGAGCGTGGACGGCTGGTAGTGCTCGCGGTAGTGCGCCCACACGTCGTCGCGGCCGACGGCGCGGATGGTCTCGGGGGTGCCCCCGATGGGCCGGGCCAGCGGGTGCTCGCCGAGGACGAGCTCGGCGAAGCGCTCGTGCGCGACGTCACCCGGGTCGTCGTCGTTCATCGCCAGCTCCTCGAGGATGACCTCGCGCTCGCTGGTGAAGTCGTCGTCGTCGAGGACCGCGGAGGTGACCATGTCGGTCACGACGTCGATCGCCATCGGCAGGTCGGAGTCGAGCACCCGCGCGTAGTAGGTCGTGTGCTCCTTGCCGGTGGCGGCGTTGGCCTCGCCGCCGACGGCGTCGAAGGCCGAGGCGATGTCCATCGCGTCGCGCCGCTCGGTGCCCTTGAACAGCAGGTGCTCGAGGAAGTGCGTGGAGCCGAAGTGGCCCTTCGTCTCGTCGCGCGAGCCGACGCCGACCCAGCAGCCGATGCTCGCCGAGCGCTGGCCCGGCATCGCCTCGGTGAGCACGCGCGCACCGCACGGCAGGACCGTGCGCTGGACGAGGGCCCCGTCGGCGTCCGACAGGACGGTGGTAGCGGGAACCCCGCCGGCCGCCGCGGTGGGCAGCTCGACGGGGTTCCCGGTCGGGTTCGACGTCACCTCAGGCGTCGGCCGTCTCGGCCGCGGCAGCGCCGTCGGCGGGAGCGTCCGCGCCGGCCTCCTCGGCCACCACCGGCACGAGCGACAGCTTGCCGCGCGGGTCGATCTCGGCGATCTCGACCTGGACCTTCTGGCCCACCGAGACGACGTCCTCGACGTTGTCCACGCGCTTGCCGCCGGCGAGCTTGCGCAGCTGGGAGATGTGCAGCAGGCCGTCCTTGCCGGGCATGAGCGAGACGAACGCGCCGAAGGTCGTCGTCTTGACGACGGTGCCGAGGTAGCGCTCGCCGACCTCGGGCATCGTCGGGTTGGCGATGGCGTTGACCGCGGCGCGGGCCGCCTCCGCCGAGGGGCCGTCGACGGCCCCGATGAACACCGTGCCGTCGTCCTCGATGGAGATGTCGGCGCCGGTGTCCTCCTGGATCTGGTTGATCATCTTGCCCTTGGGCCCGATGACCTCGCCGATCTTGTCCACGGGGACCTTGACGGTGATGATGCGCGGCGCGGTCGGCGACATCTCGTCCGGGGTGTCGATGGCCTCGGCCATGACGTCCAGGATGTACAGGCGCGCGTCGCGGGCCTGGGTCAGCGCACCGGCCAGGACCGAGGCCGGGATCCCGTCGAGCTTGGTGTCGAGCTGGATCGCGGTGACGAACTCCCTGGTGCCGGCCACCTTGAAGTCCATGTCCCCGAACGCGTCCTCGGCGCCCAGGATGTCGGTCAGCGCCGCGTACTCGGTCTGGCCGTCGACGGTGTCGGAGACCAGGCCCATGGCGATGCCGGCGACGGGGGCGCGCAGCGGGACGCCCGCGTTGAGCAGCGACAGCGTCGAGGCGCAGACCGAACCCATCGAGGTGGAGCCGTTGGAGCCCAGCGCTTCGGAGACCTGGCGGATCGCGTAGGGGAACTCCTCGCGGGCCGGCAGGACGGGGACGAGGGCGCGCTCGGCGAGGGCGCCGTGCCCGATCTCGCGACGCTTGGGCGAGCCGACGCGACCGGTCTCACCGGTCGAGTACGGCGGGAAGTTGTAGTTGTGCATGTAGCGCTTGCGCGTCACCGGGGACAGCGTGTCGAGCTGCTGCTCCATGCGGAGCATGTTCAGCGTGGTGACCCCCAGGATCTGGGTCTCGCCGCGCTCGAACAGCGCCGAGCCGTGCACGCGGGGCAGGACCTCGACCTCGGCGGACAGCGTCCGGATGTCGGCGAGCCCGCGGCCGTCGATGCGGACCTTGTCCTTGAGGATGCGCTGGCGGATCAGGGCCTTCTGCACCGAGCGGTACGCGGCCGAGACCTCCTTCTCGCGGCCGGCGAAGGCCTCCGCGAGCTCGCCCTTGACGCGGTCCTTGATCTCGTCGACCCGGGTCTCGCGCTCCTGCTTGCCGGCGATGGCCAGCGCCGCGGCCAGCTCGGTCGCGGACGCGTCGAAGACGGCCTGGTAGGTGTCGTCGGCGTAGTCCGGGAACAGCGGGAACTCGGCGGTCGGCTTGGCGGCCTGGGCGGCGACCTCGGCCTGCGCCTTGACGAGCTTGGCGATGTGCGGCTTGGCGGCCTCCAGGCCCTGGGCCACGACCTCCTCGGTGGGGGCGGTCGCGCCCTGGTCCTTGACGAGGTTCCAGGAACCCTCGGTGGCCTCGGCCTCGACCATCATGATCGCGACGTCCTCGGACCCGTCGGGCGCGGTGACGACGCGGCCGGCGACGACCATGTCGAAGACGGCGCGCTCGATCTCGGAGTAGCGCGGGAACGCGACCCACTGGCCGTCGATGAGGGCGACGCGGACACCGCCGACCGGGCCGGAGAACGGCAGGCCGGACAGCTGGGTCGACATCGAGGCGGCGTTGATGGCCACGACGTCGTAGGCGTCGTCGGGGTGGATCGCCATGACGGACACGACGACCTGGACCTCGTTGCGCAGGCCCTTGACGAAGCTCGGGCGCAGCGGGCGGTCGATGAGCCGGCAGGCGAGGATCGCCTCGGTCGAGGGGCGGCCCTCGCGGCGGAAGAACGAGCCGGGGATCTTGCCCGCGGCGTAGCTGCGCTCCTCGACGTCGATCGTCAGGGGGAAGAAGTCGAACTGGTCCTTCGGGGACTTCCCGGCGGTCGT harbors:
- a CDS encoding M16 family metallopeptidase — encoded protein: MTSNPTGNPVELPTAAAGGVPATTVLSDADGALVQRTVLPCGARVLTEAMPGQRSASIGCWVGVGSRDETKGHFGSTHFLEHLLFKGTERRDAMDIASAFDAVGGEANAATGKEHTTYYARVLDSDLPMAIDVVTDMVTSAVLDDDDFTSEREVILEELAMNDDDPGDVAHERFAELVLGEHPLARPIGGTPETIRAVGRDDVWAHYREHYQPSTLVFTAAGGLEHDEVVATVQRELDRAAGDLGRAAPRARRVSGEVAGGLDRGRALVVDRQSEQAHVLLGMTGITATDPRRFTLSVLNAVLGGGMSSRLFQEVREKRGLAYSVYSFNANYADSGYVGLYAGCSPAKAAQVSDLMLAELVALGEKPLEAEELARGIGQLTGGLVLGLEDSGSRMNRLGKSELTHGQFLDVDTVLARIRSVTAEEVQAMAADLLARPRSVTVVGPFGDDTGFTGVVQ
- a CDS encoding polyribonucleotide nucleotidyltransferase; this translates as MEGPEITAAEAVLDNGSFGTRTVRFETGRLAKQAAGSASVYLDGETFLLSATTAGKSPKDQFDFFPLTIDVEERSYAAGKIPGSFFRREGRPSTEAILACRLIDRPLRPSFVKGLRNEVQVVVSVMAIHPDDAYDVVAINAASMSTQLSGLPFSGPVGGVRVALIDGQWVAFPRYSEIERAVFDMVVAGRVVTAPDGSEDVAIMMVEAEATEGSWNLVKDQGATAPTEEVVAQGLEAAKPHIAKLVKAQAEVAAQAAKPTAEFPLFPDYADDTYQAVFDASATELAAALAIAGKQERETRVDEIKDRVKGELAEAFAGREKEVSAAYRSVQKALIRQRILKDKVRIDGRGLADIRTLSAEVEVLPRVHGSALFERGETQILGVTTLNMLRMEQQLDTLSPVTRKRYMHNYNFPPYSTGETGRVGSPKRREIGHGALAERALVPVLPAREEFPYAIRQVSEALGSNGSTSMGSVCASTLSLLNAGVPLRAPVAGIAMGLVSDTVDGQTEYAALTDILGAEDAFGDMDFKVAGTREFVTAIQLDTKLDGIPASVLAGALTQARDARLYILDVMAEAIDTPDEMSPTAPRIITVKVPVDKIGEVIGPKGKMINQIQEDTGADISIEDDGTVFIGAVDGPSAEAARAAVNAIANPTMPEVGERYLGTVVKTTTFGAFVSLMPGKDGLLHISQLRKLAGGKRVDNVEDVVSVGQKVQVEIAEIDPRGKLSLVPVVAEEAGADAPADGAAAAETADA